One genomic segment of Arthrobacter sp. JZ12 includes these proteins:
- the rho gene encoding transcription termination factor Rho: MTQTTDLPTGVDSKDAETNGAPASKSSGLAGLKLAQLQALAGQLGISVGSRMRKGDLVAAISDHQRGSAVADRPKAAPVQAPAAVETAPVQNGTAVAEQEQAQAPAEKPARTRNRNRRAGSDGVVTPEQSAPESAPAEAAAQAGTESAEAPAAEGAEAQPATETTERGRRGRDGRRGGRRSESEGQGEAPAADAEGTQPAQQGTEGSEASDVQVEGERRNERRERNRDRSERRSGDDNRERDNRDRDNRDRDNREESGGRNRRNRNRNTREDDRNSRFRDRNERRRNRSQNPDVDDIEVTEDDVLLPVAGILDVLENYAFVRTSGYLPGPNDVYVSLAQVKKYGLRKGDAVVGAIRAPREGENQGGNRQKFNALVRLTSVNGKNPEELKDRVDFSKLVPLYPSERLRLETEPRKIGPRVIDLVAPIGKGQRGLIVSPPKAGKTLILQAIANAITANNPEVHLMMVLVDERPEEVTDMQRTVKGEVIASTFDRPADDHTTVAELSIERAKRLVEMGMDVVVLLDSMTRLGRAYNLAAPASGRILSGGVDSAALYPPKRFFGAARNIENGGSLTILATALVETGSKMDEVIFEEFKGTGNMELRLSRNLADKRIFPAVDVNASGTRREENLLSADEVKIMWKLRRVLSGLEQQQALELLTNKIRETQSNVEFLMQVQKTTLGAKSDND; encoded by the coding sequence GTGACTCAAACCACTGACCTGCCGACAGGCGTGGATTCCAAAGACGCCGAAACCAACGGCGCACCAGCTTCCAAGAGTTCCGGGCTTGCCGGACTGAAGCTCGCCCAGCTGCAGGCTCTCGCCGGCCAGCTCGGCATCTCCGTCGGATCGCGGATGCGCAAGGGCGACCTGGTCGCAGCGATTTCCGACCATCAGCGTGGATCGGCTGTAGCGGATCGTCCCAAGGCTGCCCCAGTCCAGGCACCGGCCGCCGTCGAAACCGCTCCCGTGCAGAACGGAACCGCCGTAGCGGAGCAGGAGCAGGCACAGGCGCCCGCCGAGAAGCCGGCCCGCACCCGGAACCGCAACCGCAGGGCGGGAAGCGACGGCGTCGTTACGCCCGAGCAGTCCGCTCCCGAGAGCGCACCGGCCGAGGCAGCTGCACAGGCCGGGACAGAGTCGGCTGAAGCACCTGCCGCGGAAGGCGCTGAGGCACAGCCCGCAACCGAGACCACCGAACGCGGACGCCGTGGCCGTGACGGCCGCAGGGGCGGACGCCGCAGCGAGTCCGAGGGACAGGGCGAAGCGCCCGCTGCGGATGCCGAAGGCACCCAGCCTGCCCAGCAGGGCACGGAAGGCTCCGAAGCGTCGGACGTCCAGGTCGAGGGGGAGCGCCGCAACGAACGCCGCGAGCGCAACAGGGACCGCTCGGAGCGCCGCTCGGGCGATGACAACCGGGAGCGTGACAACCGCGACCGCGACAACCGCGACCGCGACAACCGGGAGGAAAGCGGCGGCCGCAACCGGCGCAACCGCAACCGGAACACCCGCGAGGACGACCGCAACAGCCGGTTCCGCGACCGCAATGAGCGTCGCCGCAACCGCAGCCAGAACCCCGACGTCGACGACATCGAGGTCACCGAGGACGATGTCCTGCTGCCTGTCGCCGGCATTCTGGACGTCCTTGAGAACTACGCGTTCGTGCGCACTTCCGGCTACCTGCCCGGACCCAATGACGTCTACGTCTCGCTGGCCCAGGTCAAGAAGTACGGGCTGCGCAAGGGCGACGCCGTAGTCGGCGCCATCCGCGCGCCCCGCGAAGGTGAAAACCAGGGCGGCAACCGGCAGAAGTTCAACGCCCTGGTGCGTCTGACCTCCGTCAATGGCAAGAATCCCGAGGAACTCAAGGACCGCGTCGACTTCTCGAAGCTGGTTCCGCTGTACCCCTCCGAGCGCCTGCGCCTCGAGACCGAGCCGCGCAAGATCGGTCCGCGCGTCATCGACCTGGTTGCACCGATCGGCAAGGGCCAGCGCGGCCTGATCGTCTCGCCGCCCAAGGCAGGCAAGACGCTGATCCTCCAGGCGATCGCCAACGCGATCACCGCCAACAACCCCGAAGTGCACCTGATGATGGTGCTCGTGGACGAACGTCCCGAGGAAGTCACCGACATGCAGCGCACGGTCAAGGGAGAGGTCATCGCCTCCACCTTCGACCGGCCCGCCGACGACCACACCACCGTCGCCGAACTCTCGATCGAGCGTGCAAAGCGCCTCGTCGAGATGGGCATGGACGTGGTCGTGCTGCTCGACTCGATGACCCGCCTGGGCCGCGCCTACAATCTGGCCGCGCCTGCTTCGGGCCGTATCCTCTCCGGTGGTGTCGACTCGGCTGCCCTCTACCCGCCGAAGCGCTTCTTCGGAGCCGCGCGCAACATCGAGAACGGCGGCTCGCTCACCATCCTGGCCACCGCCCTCGTGGAAACCGGATCCAAGATGGACGAGGTGATCTTCGAGGAGTTTAAGGGCACCGGAAACATGGAGCTCCGCCTGTCCCGGAACCTCGCCGACAAGCGCATCTTCCCGGCCGTCGACGTCAACGCCTCCGGCACCCGCCGCGAAGAGAACCTGCTCTCCGCCGACGAGGTCAAGATCATGTGGAAGCTGCGCCGCGTCCTCTCCGGTCTTGAGCAGCAGCAGGCTCTTGAGCTGCTGACCAACAAGATCCGGGAGACCCAGTCGAACGTCGAGTTCCTCATGCAGGTCCAGAAGACCACGCTTGGTGCGAAGAGCGACAACGATTAG
- the thrB gene encoding homoserine kinase: MLSGAPAVTAPAVVAEGQEVLVQVPATSANLGPGFDSLGLAVTMYDTITVRTTGSGTTTVSVTGEGEASLPTDESHLVAATILSTLERAGFSSPGLEIEASNVIPHGRGLGSSAAAIVSSVLAANALLPSSAQLDSQAVLQLCSTLEGHPDNVAPALLGSLAVSWETDRAYRSTIIPVHPDVVPVVAIPASELSTEAARALLPASVPHDSASANAGRAALLVHAMTSAPQFLFDATHDLLHQDYRAEAMLHSASLMRALRAEGFAAVISGAGPTVMTLAVGEDQAAATVAAVERIVHANDDGVDWRVLRLNVDTEGAKVKVHQR, translated from the coding sequence ATGCTTAGCGGAGCGCCGGCGGTGACCGCTCCGGCAGTCGTGGCGGAGGGCCAGGAGGTGCTGGTCCAGGTGCCGGCCACCAGCGCGAACCTGGGGCCGGGCTTCGACAGTCTGGGCCTGGCGGTGACCATGTATGACACCATCACCGTGCGTACCACCGGTTCCGGCACCACCACGGTTTCGGTAACCGGCGAGGGTGAAGCGTCGCTGCCCACCGACGAGTCGCACCTTGTCGCGGCCACCATCCTCAGCACCCTGGAGCGCGCCGGGTTCTCGAGTCCGGGTCTTGAAATCGAGGCCAGCAACGTGATTCCGCACGGTCGTGGACTTGGTTCCTCCGCCGCTGCAATCGTCTCGTCCGTGCTTGCTGCGAATGCGCTCCTTCCGTCGTCCGCGCAACTGGACAGCCAGGCGGTACTGCAGTTGTGTTCCACGCTCGAGGGCCATCCGGACAACGTGGCACCGGCCCTGCTGGGCTCACTGGCGGTGTCGTGGGAGACCGACCGCGCATATCGCAGCACCATCATTCCGGTGCATCCGGATGTTGTGCCGGTAGTAGCCATTCCCGCGAGCGAACTTTCGACGGAGGCCGCGCGGGCGCTGCTTCCGGCATCTGTCCCGCATGACAGTGCCTCCGCGAACGCCGGACGCGCCGCGCTGCTGGTTCACGCGATGACTTCCGCGCCGCAGTTCCTGTTCGACGCCACACATGACCTCCTGCACCAGGACTACCGTGCCGAGGCAATGCTGCACAGCGCATCCCTCATGCGCGCGCTCCGGGCGGAGGGTTTCGCCGCAGTGATTTCCGGTGCGGGTCCCACCGTCATGACCCTCGCCGTCGGAGAGGACCAGGCTGCCGCAACCGTTGCCGCAGTGGAACGCATCGTGCACGCGAACGACGACGGCGTGGACTGGCGTGTTCTTAGGCTGAACGTTGACACAGAAGGTGCTAAAGTGAAGGTGCACCAACGGTAA
- the thrC gene encoding threonine synthase, which yields MAHQWRGVIREYADRLPVTESTRVITLGEGGTPLVHAPALSELTGCSVYLKVEGMNPTGSFKDRGMTMAITAAVEAGAKAVVCASTGNTSASAAAYATQAGLTCAVLVPDGKIAMGKLSQAIAHGAELLQVHGNFDNCLDVARKLAESYPVFLVNSVNPARIEGQKTAAFEVVDYLGDAPDYHLLPVGNAGNITAYWKGYKEYSQPYTSPTAGELPAVSTKTPVMWGFQAEGASPLVKGYPVTEPDTIATAIRIGNPASWDQAIAARDESGGLIEAVTDQEILEAHRWLSSREGVFVEPASAAGVAGLLKKHAAGNVPEGKTIVITVTGHGLKDPQWALKTADGSDVQPTKVDYDVVSVAAALGLADSHTGSPANA from the coding sequence ATGGCTCACCAGTGGCGCGGAGTCATCCGCGAATACGCCGACCGGCTGCCGGTAACCGAATCCACCAGGGTCATCACCCTGGGCGAGGGAGGAACACCGCTGGTGCACGCACCGGCGCTCTCCGAGCTCACCGGTTGCTCGGTGTACCTGAAGGTCGAGGGAATGAACCCCACCGGGTCCTTCAAGGACCGGGGCATGACCATGGCCATCACGGCTGCTGTCGAGGCAGGCGCAAAGGCGGTTGTCTGCGCATCCACCGGCAACACCTCCGCATCCGCCGCGGCTTACGCCACGCAGGCCGGCCTGACCTGCGCGGTCCTCGTTCCGGACGGCAAGATCGCCATGGGCAAGCTCAGCCAGGCGATTGCGCATGGCGCCGAGCTGCTGCAGGTGCACGGCAACTTCGACAACTGCCTCGACGTAGCCCGGAAGCTCGCCGAGTCCTACCCGGTCTTCCTGGTGAACTCCGTCAACCCGGCCCGTATCGAGGGGCAGAAGACCGCTGCGTTCGAGGTTGTGGACTACCTCGGCGATGCACCCGATTACCACCTCCTGCCGGTGGGCAATGCGGGCAACATCACCGCCTACTGGAAGGGCTACAAGGAGTACTCACAGCCCTACACCTCCCCAACGGCGGGTGAACTGCCCGCAGTCTCCACGAAGACTCCGGTCATGTGGGGCTTCCAGGCAGAAGGCGCCTCACCCCTGGTCAAGGGATATCCCGTGACGGAGCCGGACACCATTGCCACGGCCATCCGGATCGGCAACCCGGCTTCGTGGGACCAGGCAATCGCGGCACGCGACGAGTCCGGCGGACTGATCGAAGCCGTCACTGACCAGGAGATCCTCGAGGCGCACCGCTGGCTCTCCTCCCGCGAAGGTGTCTTCGTGGAACCGGCCTCTGCTGCCGGCGTCGCCGGCCTGCTCAAGAAGCACGCTGCAGGAAACGTCCCCGAAGGCAAGACCATCGTCATCACGGTCACCGGGCACGGGCTCAAGGACCCGCAGTGGGCGCTCAAGACGGCCGACGGTTCCGATGTCCAACCCACGAAGGTGGATTACGACGTCGTCAGCGTTGCTGCTGCGCTGGGTCTGGCCGATTCCCACACGGGCTCCCCGGCGAATGCTTAG
- a CDS encoding homoserine dehydrogenase produces MNAPETDAPAASLRIALLGCGNVGSQVARILLEDADNLAARSGARLELTGIAVRSLDARREVELPKDLFTTDAESLVENADIVIELMGGIEPARSLILRAIDHGATVVSGNKALLAQDGPTLYERADAAHVQLSYEAAVAGAIPIIRPIRDSLSGDRITRVLGIVNGTTNYILDQMDTTGAQFADALADAQRLGYAEADPTADVEGHDAASKAAILASLSFHTRFALENVHCQGISSVSAEDIAAAKDAGYVIKLLAIAELLKDEAGDDGVIVRVHPTLLPREHPLAAVRGAFNAVFVEAENAGELMFYGQGAGGTPTASAVLGDVVSAARRKVLGGLGRTETTTGHVPALSIDMVTTSYYIGLDVADQPGVLAKIAHLFAEHGVSIETMRQTIHAGADGGEATAELRIVTHRAPESALAATVKHIQDLDVINAVTSVLRVEGV; encoded by the coding sequence ATGAATGCCCCCGAAACGGACGCCCCCGCCGCATCGCTGCGCATCGCGCTGCTGGGTTGCGGGAATGTCGGCTCGCAGGTTGCCCGCATCCTCCTCGAGGACGCCGACAACCTGGCTGCGCGCAGCGGCGCCCGGCTCGAACTGACCGGAATCGCAGTACGTTCACTCGATGCCCGGCGCGAGGTCGAGCTGCCGAAGGACCTGTTCACCACCGACGCGGAGTCCCTGGTCGAGAACGCGGACATCGTCATCGAGCTGATGGGCGGCATCGAACCCGCGCGCAGCCTGATCCTGCGCGCGATCGACCACGGCGCCACCGTGGTGAGCGGTAACAAGGCCCTCCTTGCGCAGGACGGACCCACCCTCTATGAGCGTGCCGACGCCGCCCACGTCCAGCTCTCCTATGAGGCGGCGGTTGCCGGCGCCATTCCGATTATCCGGCCGATCCGCGACAGCCTTTCCGGCGATCGCATTACCCGGGTGCTCGGCATCGTCAACGGCACCACCAATTACATCCTCGACCAGATGGACACCACCGGTGCCCAGTTCGCCGACGCCCTCGCCGACGCGCAGCGGCTGGGTTATGCCGAGGCCGACCCGACAGCCGACGTCGAGGGTCACGACGCCGCCTCGAAGGCAGCTATCCTGGCTTCGCTGTCCTTCCACACCCGCTTCGCCCTGGAGAACGTTCACTGCCAGGGCATCTCATCGGTGTCGGCAGAGGACATCGCAGCGGCGAAGGACGCCGGCTACGTGATCAAGCTGCTTGCCATCGCGGAGCTGCTCAAGGATGAGGCGGGCGACGACGGCGTCATCGTCCGCGTGCATCCCACGCTGCTTCCCCGCGAGCATCCCCTTGCGGCCGTGCGCGGGGCGTTCAACGCCGTGTTCGTCGAGGCTGAGAACGCCGGTGAGCTGATGTTCTACGGCCAGGGCGCCGGTGGAACCCCCACCGCATCTGCAGTGCTCGGTGACGTGGTCAGCGCGGCGCGGCGCAAGGTCCTCGGAGGTCTCGGACGCACGGAGACCACCACCGGTCACGTCCCCGCACTGAGCATCGACATGGTCACCACGAGTTACTACATCGGGCTCGACGTCGCCGACCAGCCCGGCGTGCTGGCGAAGATCGCCCACCTGTTCGCAGAGCACGGCGTCTCGATCGAGACCATGCGACAGACCATCCACGCGGGAGCGGACGGCGGCGAGGCCACGGCCGAGCTGCGTATCGTCACGCACCGTGCCCCCGAGTCCGCACTCGCGGCGACGGTGAAACACATCCAGGATCTGGACGTCATCAACGCGGTGACCTCCGTCCTCCGAGTAGAGGGAGTCTGA
- the lysA gene encoding diaminopimelate decarboxylase → MPASPIAPDWLSFPKDVNTLNPALWASTVSRAGRGVLTVDGVSVTELAEQFGTPLYVVSENDFRERARTFRNAFDDAFRDLCGGVDIYYAGKSFLCSEVAHWVSEEGLRLDTSSGGELAVAQRAGLKGRQLALHGNNKSDAEINRALDLEVGRIVVDSLDELNRVGALAQARGTTANVMLRLTPGVHAHTHEFIATAHEDQKFGLSLAPASSGERSPAAEAVAVALDHPCIRLLGVHCHIGSQIFEPAGFELAARRLLEFLAGVRDRHGVELAELDLGGGYGIAYTEADTPRAAADIAKAMADVVRSACAEHGLRVPRISIEPGRAIVGPTTFTLYTAGTTKTVQVDADGASHPRRYVSVDGGMSDNARPVLYDADYSAALASRTSAEEPVLSRVVGKHCESGDIVVRSVYLPADTAGGDLLAVPGTGAYCWSLSSNYNYLTRPPVVAVKDGTARVIVRGETEEDLLSRDVPRQETDDRATLEAGA, encoded by the coding sequence ATGCCCGCCTCACCTATCGCCCCCGACTGGCTGTCGTTCCCCAAGGACGTCAACACCCTCAACCCTGCGCTGTGGGCCTCAACGGTCTCGCGCGCCGGCCGCGGAGTCCTGACCGTCGACGGTGTGAGCGTCACCGAACTCGCCGAGCAGTTCGGAACCCCGCTGTACGTCGTTTCGGAGAATGACTTCCGTGAGCGTGCACGGACCTTCCGCAACGCTTTCGACGACGCCTTCCGCGATCTGTGCGGGGGAGTGGACATCTACTACGCCGGCAAGTCCTTCCTCTGCTCCGAGGTGGCCCACTGGGTGTCCGAGGAAGGCCTCCGCCTCGATACCTCCTCCGGCGGGGAACTGGCAGTGGCGCAGCGAGCCGGCCTGAAGGGCCGCCAGCTCGCCCTGCACGGCAACAACAAGTCCGACGCCGAGATCAACCGTGCACTCGACCTGGAGGTCGGACGCATCGTAGTGGACAGCCTCGACGAACTGAACCGAGTGGGCGCGCTGGCCCAGGCCCGCGGCACCACGGCCAACGTGATGCTGCGCCTGACTCCCGGTGTGCACGCTCACACCCACGAGTTCATTGCCACCGCGCATGAGGACCAGAAGTTTGGTCTCTCGCTAGCGCCCGCGTCCTCGGGTGAACGGTCGCCGGCGGCCGAGGCGGTTGCCGTTGCTCTCGACCACCCGTGCATCCGGCTGCTCGGCGTTCACTGCCACATCGGCTCGCAGATCTTCGAACCCGCGGGCTTCGAACTTGCAGCGCGCCGGTTGCTTGAATTCCTGGCCGGTGTCCGGGACCGCCACGGCGTCGAACTGGCCGAGCTGGATCTCGGCGGCGGCTACGGCATCGCCTACACCGAGGCCGACACCCCGCGTGCTGCCGCCGACATCGCGAAGGCGATGGCCGACGTCGTGCGTTCCGCGTGCGCCGAACACGGACTGCGCGTTCCGCGCATCTCGATCGAACCGGGCCGCGCGATCGTGGGGCCCACCACCTTCACCCTGTACACCGCGGGCACCACCAAGACGGTCCAGGTTGACGCCGATGGTGCCTCGCACCCGCGGCGCTACGTCTCGGTTGACGGCGGTATGAGCGACAACGCCCGGCCGGTCCTTTACGACGCCGACTATTCGGCAGCCCTTGCCTCTCGCACCTCAGCGGAGGAGCCGGTGCTCTCACGCGTGGTCGGGAAGCACTGCGAAAGCGGCGACATCGTGGTGCGTAGCGTCTACCTGCCGGCCGACACCGCAGGCGGCGACCTTCTTGCGGTTCCCGGCACGGGCGCCTACTGCTGGTCCCTGTCCAGCAACTACAACTACCTCACGCGCCCGCCGGTCGTTGCGGTCAAGGACGGGACCGCGCGGGTCATAGTGCGTGGCGAAACCGAGGAAGACCTCCTGTCCCGCGACGTTCCGCGGCAGGAAACCGACGACCGAGCAACTCTGGAAGCAGGAGCCTGA
- the argS gene encoding arginine--tRNA ligase → MTPEELSSAISSCLKDAVAAGEIDVELPGEVRVERPKSREHGDWATNIALQLGKKAGMNPRDFAGLLKSRLEQLDGVASVDIAGPGFLNVRLDAGAAGELARSIVEAGTAYGTSDALAGTKINLEFVSANPTGPIHLGGTRWAAVGDALARLFQSQGAEVTREYYFNDHGAQIDRFARSLYASAKGEPTPEDGYGGDYIVDIANRVLAIAPDILNQSAAEALEQFRAVGVDLMFGDIKKSLHEFGVDFDVYFHEHSLFANNFVDGLLEQLKTSGNLFFEGGAWWLKSTEFGDDKDRVVIKSDGSPAYIAGDIGYFVNKRQRGFDLNIIMLGADHHGYVARLKAAAAALGDNPDTVEVLIGQMVNLMKDGQPVRMSKRAGTVVTLEDLVDAVGVDAARYTLARFSADSNIDIDLDLLTKRSNENPVFYVQYAHARTHAVQRNAESAGVDTSAFDAAALTHATEGELLAALGQFPGVVAQAVTFREPHRVARHLEVIAGTYHRWYDACRIAPLGEAPVEDVHRTRLWLNNATQQVLSNGLHLLGVSAPERM, encoded by the coding sequence GTGACTCCCGAAGAACTCTCCTCCGCAATCTCCTCATGCCTGAAAGACGCCGTCGCTGCCGGTGAAATCGATGTGGAGCTCCCGGGGGAAGTCCGAGTCGAGCGGCCCAAGAGCCGCGAGCACGGTGACTGGGCCACCAACATCGCCCTTCAGCTGGGTAAGAAGGCGGGCATGAACCCGCGCGATTTCGCCGGGCTCCTCAAGTCCAGGCTGGAGCAGCTCGACGGCGTTGCATCAGTTGACATTGCAGGCCCCGGCTTCCTGAACGTCCGCCTCGACGCGGGGGCCGCCGGCGAACTGGCCCGCTCCATCGTGGAGGCCGGCACCGCCTACGGAACGTCTGATGCGCTCGCCGGAACCAAGATCAACCTCGAGTTCGTCTCGGCCAATCCCACCGGACCCATCCATCTGGGCGGGACCCGGTGGGCAGCCGTGGGCGACGCCCTCGCCCGGCTCTTCCAGTCGCAGGGGGCAGAGGTCACCCGCGAGTACTACTTCAATGACCACGGCGCCCAGATCGACCGCTTCGCCCGGTCCCTGTACGCCAGCGCGAAGGGTGAGCCCACGCCGGAAGACGGCTACGGCGGCGACTACATCGTCGACATTGCCAATCGCGTCCTCGCGATCGCTCCCGACATTCTCAACCAGTCCGCCGCGGAGGCACTGGAGCAGTTCCGCGCCGTCGGCGTCGACCTCATGTTCGGGGACATCAAGAAGTCGCTGCACGAGTTCGGCGTGGATTTCGACGTCTACTTCCACGAGCACTCGCTCTTCGCGAACAACTTCGTGGACGGCTTGCTGGAACAGCTGAAGACTTCCGGCAACCTGTTCTTCGAAGGCGGCGCCTGGTGGCTGAAGTCCACCGAGTTCGGCGACGACAAAGACCGCGTGGTGATCAAGTCGGACGGCTCTCCTGCGTACATCGCCGGCGACATTGGATACTTCGTCAACAAGCGCCAGCGCGGTTTCGACCTGAACATCATCATGCTCGGCGCGGACCACCACGGCTATGTCGCGCGGCTCAAGGCGGCAGCGGCTGCGCTGGGAGACAACCCGGATACCGTCGAGGTCCTGATCGGCCAGATGGTCAACCTCATGAAGGACGGACAGCCCGTGCGCATGTCCAAGCGCGCCGGAACCGTGGTCACGCTCGAGGACCTGGTTGACGCCGTCGGCGTTGATGCTGCCCGCTACACGCTCGCGCGGTTTTCGGCGGACTCCAACATCGACATCGACCTGGATCTACTGACCAAGCGCAGCAACGAGAACCCGGTGTTCTACGTGCAGTACGCCCATGCGCGTACCCATGCCGTTCAGCGCAATGCGGAGTCTGCGGGTGTGGACACGAGCGCCTTCGACGCCGCTGCCCTCACCCATGCGACGGAGGGCGAACTGCTGGCCGCCCTCGGTCAGTTCCCCGGCGTAGTAGCGCAGGCCGTCACGTTCCGTGAGCCGCACCGCGTCGCACGCCACCTCGAGGTCATCGCCGGAACCTACCACCGCTGGTATGACGCCTGCCGCATCGCCCCGCTCGGAGAGGCTCCCGTGGAGGATGTGCACCGCACCCGGCTGTGGCTGAATAACGCCACCCAGCAGGTCCTTTCCAACGGCCTCCACCTGCTGGGCGTCTCTGCTCCGGAACGGATGTAG
- a CDS encoding FAD:protein FMN transferase, whose product MTAEGPPSCFSFEAIGTLWRIDTPGELDASARAAVVNVIDEYDAVYSRFRPDSRVRALTSGGTVVLPESGAALGEIYRRLYRLTDGAMSPLVGAPLEHLGYDAGYSFAPAGPPQPAPAWDGSFEWSGTVLRAKEPVTLDVGAAGKGQLVDLVSGVLAGAGYPGHTVDAGGDLVHRGPAGLRVALEHPYSADLAIGVVTVDNRALCASASNRRRWADGLHHVLDAVTGKCVDTVVATWVLADDALTADALATALFHVQPETLLAEFEFDYVRVASDGRAQYSSPLAGALF is encoded by the coding sequence GTGACGGCTGAGGGCCCTCCATCCTGCTTCAGCTTCGAGGCCATCGGCACGCTGTGGAGGATTGACACCCCCGGCGAGTTGGACGCGTCGGCGCGTGCCGCCGTCGTAAACGTCATCGACGAGTACGACGCCGTGTACTCGCGTTTCCGCCCGGACTCCCGCGTCCGCGCGCTCACGTCCGGCGGCACGGTTGTGCTGCCTGAGTCCGGCGCAGCACTCGGCGAGATCTACCGGCGGCTGTACCGTCTCACGGACGGAGCGATGTCGCCGCTGGTCGGCGCGCCGCTGGAGCATCTGGGGTACGACGCCGGCTACTCCTTCGCGCCCGCCGGCCCGCCCCAGCCGGCTCCTGCCTGGGATGGTTCGTTCGAGTGGAGCGGTACCGTCCTCAGGGCTAAAGAGCCCGTGACGCTCGATGTAGGAGCCGCCGGCAAGGGCCAATTGGTGGACCTGGTGTCCGGTGTCCTGGCCGGTGCCGGCTACCCCGGGCACACGGTCGACGCCGGTGGGGACCTGGTGCACCGCGGTCCGGCCGGCCTTCGGGTTGCGCTGGAGCATCCCTACAGCGCCGACCTGGCGATCGGTGTGGTGACCGTGGACAACCGCGCCCTGTGCGCCTCAGCGTCCAACCGGCGACGCTGGGCAGACGGGCTTCACCACGTCCTGGATGCTGTAACCGGCAAGTGCGTCGATACAGTGGTGGCTACCTGGGTGCTGGCGGATGATGCCCTGACAGCGGACGCGCTTGCCACTGCTCTCTTCCACGTTCAGCCTGAGACGCTCCTGGCCGAGTTCGAATTCGACTATGTCCGGGTTGCCTCCGACGGGCGTGCCCAATACTCATCCCCACTTGCAGGAGCGTTGTTCTAG